The following proteins are encoded in a genomic region of Methanomassiliicoccus sp.:
- a CDS encoding PAS domain S-box protein translates to MIRVLHIDDEKNLLDQSKSFLELSEELQVDIAISVGMAEERLSSAKYDIIISDYQMPETNGIEFLKRLRAQGIRIPFILFTGKGREEVVIEALNEGADFYIQKGGDPQVQFRELEQKVKEAVNRRRGEEAIIRLNNHLQAAMDLTRIATWSLDTGLRVLTVDDAAWAIIGTDAQRENGHNITFERFLSTFVHPDDRHKLQTHLDMAQSNPEIKTLENHFRITRLDGQVRHVDVFSVLDRESGHGAQTMFGVIQDVTKRMAAEETQRISEEKFSKVFHGSAAPMVITRLRDGLITDVNDATLAMFANRRDNALGLTTFELNAWYDLEDRKKILREVIDKGSVRDREVRFRRLDGQIISTLYYADLISINGEDAVLSSMMDITERKNAEEARRSSEIKYRQLVDSASEMIMVMQDGVFKMANPKLVEIIGAKDENELLSKSVLLHVHPDDRRIASERIQRRMRGEAFSEPFGIRMLDNKGGTHWLNNNQVPIEWEGRPAVMILLTDITEEKKARNLIERNLKFYHSMLDLANAPMFFKDRSRQYKECNAAFEAFLGIPKGKIIGHTVHEVFAREQADIYFEADEQVFREKKNQEYESKVRYADGTLHEVIFRKAPYFDDQGEVEGIIGVFFDVTELRRAEAASRIANQKLNLLSGITRHDIKNQLTALDGYIQISMSKLRDVERLKEIIAKEMKISDSISRQIDFTKDYEELGVRSPIWQNVARLAMNAADSLPMNDVILDVRCPDVEIFADPLVGKVFTNLIDNSLRYGGKKMAAIRIFIENKEGDLSIIYEDDGEGICPDDQKKMFTKGFGKHTGLGLFLSREILSITGIMITENGTQGKGARFEILVPRGGWRHTDGESGKWGEISSTFKQHVC, encoded by the coding sequence ATGATTCGGGTTCTCCACATCGACGATGAGAAAAATCTCTTGGATCAAAGCAAGTCTTTTCTCGAGTTGTCCGAGGAACTGCAGGTCGATATCGCCATCTCTGTTGGAATGGCTGAGGAACGCCTATCATCGGCCAAATACGACATTATAATATCTGACTACCAGATGCCTGAGACCAACGGCATCGAGTTCTTGAAACGGTTGCGAGCTCAAGGGATCCGAATCCCGTTCATCCTGTTTACTGGGAAGGGACGTGAGGAAGTTGTTATCGAAGCGCTTAACGAAGGCGCTGATTTCTACATCCAGAAGGGAGGAGACCCCCAGGTTCAGTTCAGGGAACTTGAGCAGAAGGTCAAGGAGGCTGTCAATCGCCGCAGGGGTGAGGAGGCAATCATCAGGTTGAACAACCACCTCCAGGCGGCCATGGACCTTACACGGATTGCTACTTGGTCACTCGATACTGGCCTACGTGTATTGACAGTTGACGATGCAGCCTGGGCGATTATAGGGACCGATGCCCAAAGGGAGAATGGCCATAACATCACTTTCGAGCGATTTCTCAGCACTTTTGTTCATCCAGATGACCGACATAAGCTTCAAACGCACCTGGACATGGCCCAGAGCAATCCGGAAATAAAAACGCTTGAGAACCATTTCCGTATCACCAGACTTGATGGACAGGTACGTCATGTCGATGTCTTCTCCGTTCTTGACCGAGAATCCGGACACGGGGCTCAGACAATGTTCGGCGTCATTCAGGATGTCACAAAGCGGATGGCGGCCGAGGAGACGCAGAGGATCAGCGAGGAGAAGTTCTCCAAGGTCTTCCATGGCTCAGCAGCGCCGATGGTCATCACTCGGCTCAGGGATGGTTTAATAACCGATGTGAACGACGCGACGTTGGCTATGTTTGCTAACCGTCGTGATAACGCACTCGGCCTCACGACCTTCGAACTCAATGCCTGGTATGATCTGGAGGATAGGAAGAAAATCCTACGGGAGGTGATCGATAAGGGATCAGTCAGAGATCGAGAGGTGAGGTTCCGTAGGTTGGATGGCCAGATAATCAGTACACTTTACTATGCCGATTTAATCTCCATAAATGGAGAGGATGCCGTACTCTCCTCCATGATGGACATCACCGAACGCAAGAATGCTGAGGAGGCGCGAAGGAGCAGCGAAATCAAGTATCGCCAGCTCGTGGATAGTGCCAGCGAGATGATCATGGTAATGCAGGACGGAGTCTTCAAGATGGCGAATCCGAAGCTTGTGGAGATCATAGGGGCGAAGGATGAGAACGAACTGCTCTCCAAATCCGTACTGCTGCATGTACACCCGGACGACCGCCGAATTGCCTCAGAGCGCATTCAGAGGCGGATGCGGGGTGAGGCTTTTAGCGAACCTTTCGGCATCCGTATGCTGGACAATAAGGGAGGGACGCACTGGTTGAATAACAACCAGGTGCCCATCGAATGGGAGGGGCGCCCTGCAGTAATGATCCTCCTCACGGACATCACCGAGGAGAAGAAAGCCAGGAACCTTATAGAAAGGAATCTTAAGTTCTACCACTCAATGTTGGATCTCGCCAACGCGCCCATGTTCTTCAAGGATCGTTCTAGACAGTACAAGGAGTGCAACGCGGCTTTCGAAGCGTTCCTGGGCATCCCGAAAGGGAAGATCATTGGCCATACCGTACATGAGGTGTTCGCCAGGGAGCAGGCTGACATTTACTTCGAGGCCGATGAGCAAGTATTCCGCGAAAAGAAGAACCAGGAGTACGAGTCGAAAGTGAGGTATGCGGACGGTACACTTCACGAAGTGATCTTCAGAAAGGCGCCGTACTTCGACGACCAGGGGGAGGTCGAGGGGATCATCGGCGTCTTCTTTGACGTCACCGAGCTTCGACGCGCAGAAGCTGCCTCGAGGATAGCTAACCAGAAATTGAACCTTCTCTCCGGAATCACAAGGCATGACATTAAAAACCAACTAACGGCTTTGGACGGATACATACAGATCAGTATGAGCAAGCTCAGGGACGTTGAAAGACTGAAGGAAATAATCGCCAAGGAGATGAAGATCTCCGACTCGATCTCTCGCCAGATTGACTTCACGAAGGACTATGAGGAGCTTGGGGTGAGATCCCCCATTTGGCAAAACGTGGCCAGGCTAGCCATGAATGCTGCGGATTCCCTACCGATGAATGACGTCATCCTGGATGTGCGCTGCCCCGATGTAGAGATATTCGCCGACCCACTGGTTGGAAAGGTTTTCACGAACCTCATTGACAATTCCCTCAGATACGGCGGTAAGAAGATGGCCGCCATCCGCATATTCATTGAAAACAAGGAGGGGGATCTCAGCATCATCTACGAGGACGATGGCGAGGGAATCTGTCCCGATGATCAAAAGAAGATGTTCACGAAAGGGTTCGGGAAACATACGGGCCTGGGGCTCTTCCTCTCGCGGGAGATTCTATCTATCACTGGCATAATGATAACGGAGAACGGAACGCAGGGGAAGGGAGCGAGGTTCGAGATTCTAGTGCCCCGAGGAGGCTGGCGGCATACCGACGGCGAATCGGGGAAATGGGGTGAGATTTCTTCAACCTTCAAACAGCATGTATGCTAG
- a CDS encoding DUF3795 domain-containing protein → MFDSTAYCGLNCRECEAYKATRAGDREWKERLVKNWADGRAEHSPEDIECNGCKSTLISGFCRILCLIRPCAMEKGVGTCAECEEYPCGKLKEYLSTDPVAAKNLEKISKGLKTGKS, encoded by the coding sequence ATGTTCGACTCGACGGCATATTGCGGCCTGAATTGCCGAGAGTGCGAGGCATATAAAGCGACAAGAGCGGGTGACCGAGAATGGAAGGAACGGCTGGTCAAGAATTGGGCCGACGGGAGGGCTGAGCATTCGCCGGAAGATATCGAGTGCAATGGATGCAAGTCCACTTTGATCTCTGGCTTCTGCCGAATACTCTGCTTGATACGGCCCTGTGCCATGGAGAAAGGGGTCGGCACCTGTGCCGAATGCGAAGAGTATCCATGCGGCAAACTGAAGGAGTACCTATCAACAGATCCTGTTGCAGCGAAGAACTTAGAGAAGATAAGCAAAGGTCTGAAGACGGGTAAGTCGTGA
- a CDS encoding 4Fe-4S binding protein gives MLSTVIRNLLAGPDTTPYPNAPADIPPTNRGRVDWDMTKCSLCGLCGKRCPTLAVTVDRTAGTIELQVFRCIVCGVCADVCPKSAISVLPEYSRPGYVKEVRQYQKEADRPTEP, from the coding sequence ATGCTATCCACGGTCATCAGGAACCTGCTGGCCGGACCGGACACCACCCCCTATCCGAACGCTCCGGCAGACATTCCGCCAACGAACCGCGGGAGGGTGGACTGGGACATGACCAAGTGCTCCCTGTGCGGCCTATGCGGGAAGCGCTGCCCCACTCTTGCGGTGACGGTCGACCGTACGGCTGGAACGATCGAACTGCAGGTGTTCCGCTGCATTGTGTGCGGAGTATGCGCCGACGTCTGCCCGAAGAGTGCTATCTCGGTGCTCCCAGAGTACTCGCGGCCAGGGTACGTGAAGGAGGTGAGGCAGTACCAGAAGGAGGCCGACCGCCCGACGGAGCCCTAG
- a CDS encoding nickel-dependent hydrogenase large subunit produces MSRSSIIPFGPQHPVFLEPLNLQLELNEERVIGAAINFGYTHRGMEKAMAADFRRTIYLSERICGICSFFHTSAYCQGMEDIYKVAAPERARYIRVVMMECQRLTSHLLALGHTAEAIGYESLFMQCFREREHIMRLVNQISGNRVHYSMNTIGGVRRDIVPEQQKQILVTLDGLEERFAELSRVFEKDSTVRRRMVGKGVLSTERARSYGVVGPVARASGLRQDLRENYYDGLGFKPVVREEGDSFARTMVRVEEVWQSIDLIREALRRMSDGPLVAIAKGNPSGESFTRLEAPRGEMLYYIRAAGRVELERIKVKTPTFMNAAALAAMVPGSEFSDVPIITVSVDPCICCTER; encoded by the coding sequence ATGTCCCGTTCATCGATCATACCGTTCGGACCACAGCACCCAGTGTTCCTGGAACCGCTCAACCTCCAGCTGGAGCTTAATGAGGAGCGGGTGATCGGAGCGGCCATCAACTTCGGCTATACCCACCGGGGCATGGAGAAGGCTATGGCCGCCGACTTCCGGCGGACCATCTACCTCAGCGAGCGTATCTGCGGCATCTGCTCGTTCTTCCACACCTCCGCCTACTGCCAGGGGATGGAGGACATCTACAAGGTGGCAGCGCCGGAGCGCGCCCGGTACATCCGTGTGGTGATGATGGAGTGCCAGCGGCTGACCTCGCATCTCCTCGCTCTCGGCCACACCGCCGAAGCCATCGGCTATGAGAGCTTGTTCATGCAATGCTTCCGGGAGAGGGAACACATCATGAGGTTGGTGAACCAGATCTCCGGGAACCGCGTCCATTACAGCATGAACACCATTGGGGGGGTGCGCCGGGACATCGTGCCGGAGCAGCAGAAGCAAATCCTGGTAACATTAGACGGACTGGAGGAGCGCTTCGCCGAGCTGTCCAGGGTCTTCGAGAAAGACAGCACCGTCCGGCGCCGGATGGTGGGCAAGGGGGTGCTCAGCACGGAGAGGGCCAGGAGCTACGGCGTGGTCGGTCCGGTGGCCCGGGCGAGCGGACTTCGCCAGGATCTGCGAGAGAACTACTACGACGGCCTCGGGTTCAAACCGGTGGTGAGGGAGGAGGGCGACTCCTTCGCCCGCACCATGGTCCGGGTCGAGGAGGTCTGGCAATCCATCGACCTGATACGCGAGGCGCTGCGGAGGATGTCGGACGGTCCGTTGGTTGCCATTGCCAAAGGAAACCCTTCAGGCGAGTCGTTCACCCGCCTGGAAGCGCCCCGGGGGGAGATGCTTTACTACATCAGGGCTGCGGGAAGGGTGGAGCTGGAGAGGATCAAGGTAAAGACCCCCACCTTCATGAACGCGGCAGCCCTGGCGGCTATGGTGCCGGGGAGCGAGTTCTCGGACGTGCCGATCATAACGGTCTCGGTCGACCCGTGCATCTGTTGCACGGAGAGGTGA
- a CDS encoding NADH-quinone oxidoreductase subunit C has translation MSERSNSGAVSKIRELSQEGAVRLVTIIASEDGAGGLELIYVLDRSGELLSIRSRCPLDEELETLSSVFAGAENLEREIIDLYGARFEGLKGGLLLRPGDLVAPMRRTPAEG, from the coding sequence ATGAGCGAGCGGTCTAACTCGGGAGCGGTGTCGAAGATAAGGGAATTGAGCCAGGAAGGCGCAGTGAGGCTGGTGACCATCATCGCCAGCGAGGACGGGGCGGGAGGGCTGGAGCTCATCTACGTGCTCGACCGTAGCGGGGAGCTTCTATCGATACGCTCCCGTTGTCCCCTGGATGAGGAACTGGAGACGCTCTCTTCCGTCTTCGCCGGTGCCGAGAACCTGGAGCGGGAGATAATCGATCTATATGGTGCCCGCTTCGAGGGCCTGAAGGGTGGCCTGCTGCTCAGGCCGGGAGACCTGGTGGCTCCAATGCGGCGGACCCCCGCGGAGGGATGA
- the nuoB gene encoding NADH-quinone oxidoreductase subunit NuoB: protein MAARREATSPWLLHFDTGSCNGCDIEVWALLTPRYDIERFGMLNKGNPKHADVLLVTGAVTRKSAERLKRLYDQMPEPKLVIACGDCASTGAPYVGCYNVLGGVDQVIPVDVYIPGCAARPEVLIDGVMVALEKWKVKKEVKA, encoded by the coding sequence ATGGCTGCAAGGAGAGAAGCAACCTCGCCGTGGTTGCTGCACTTCGATACGGGCTCGTGCAACGGTTGCGATATAGAGGTGTGGGCGCTGCTGACGCCCAGGTACGACATCGAGAGGTTCGGCATGCTCAACAAGGGCAACCCCAAGCACGCCGACGTGCTGCTGGTGACCGGTGCTGTCACCAGGAAGAGCGCCGAGCGCCTGAAGCGGCTGTACGACCAGATGCCCGAGCCCAAGCTGGTCATAGCCTGCGGGGACTGCGCCTCCACCGGGGCGCCGTACGTGGGCTGCTACAATGTGCTGGGAGGGGTGGACCAGGTCATCCCCGTGGATGTGTACATACCCGGATGCGCGGCGAGGCCGGAGGTCCTTATCGACGGAGTGATGGTCGCGCTGGAGAAGTGGAAGGTCAAGAAGGAGGTGAAAGCATGA
- a CDS encoding NADH-quinone oxidoreductase subunit H, translating into MLDILAAIIIFALWALVPILIGLLLGADRILTARLQGRRGPTVLQPLKDMAKLLGKRAKQVNLSQVAFAYLALALQAVAVLLLIAGGDVLASLLISGAGAFVMVLGAFSVRSPYSSLGAQRELVQILATEPVLLLVVLSLGYANGTFLASGNGTLLIASLPLAPVAMIPAFLMRLEKSPYDTATAHSELVAGPYTEYSGRALGIIKMAHWFELAVLFGILLLFFDLPDPVMGVILKAAAVATVVVLTALIDNCTARTTRWTLLRSALPLGLVLVGANLTTLYLINNGVI; encoded by the coding sequence ATGCTAGATATCTTGGCAGCGATCATAATCTTCGCCCTGTGGGCTCTTGTGCCCATCCTCATCGGCCTGCTCCTCGGAGCGGACCGCATCCTCACCGCCCGGCTCCAAGGCCGAAGGGGGCCGACGGTCCTGCAGCCACTGAAAGATATGGCCAAACTGCTGGGGAAGAGGGCAAAGCAGGTCAACCTCTCCCAGGTGGCGTTCGCCTACCTAGCCCTTGCTCTTCAGGCTGTCGCGGTGCTGCTCCTCATCGCCGGCGGGGACGTGCTAGCTTCGCTACTGATCTCCGGGGCCGGGGCCTTCGTGATGGTCCTGGGAGCGTTCTCCGTCCGCTCCCCCTACTCGAGCTTGGGAGCGCAGCGGGAGCTGGTGCAGATCCTTGCTACCGAGCCAGTGCTCTTGCTGGTGGTCCTCTCGCTGGGGTACGCCAACGGCACCTTCCTGGCCTCGGGCAACGGAACGCTGCTCATCGCCTCCCTGCCCCTGGCCCCGGTGGCCATGATCCCGGCGTTCCTCATGCGGCTCGAGAAGTCTCCCTACGACACGGCCACGGCCCACTCTGAGCTGGTGGCGGGGCCGTACACCGAATACTCCGGGCGGGCTCTGGGGATAATCAAGATGGCTCACTGGTTCGAGCTGGCGGTGCTGTTCGGCATACTGCTGCTGTTCTTCGACCTGCCCGACCCGGTGATGGGGGTGATCCTCAAGGCCGCAGCGGTCGCCACGGTCGTGGTCTTGACGGCACTCATCGACAACTGCACGGCAAGGACCACGCGGTGGACCCTTCTGAGGTCCGCACTGCCTCTGGGGTTAGTGCTGGTCGGAGCGAACCTGACGACCCTTTATCTGATCAACAACGGGGTGATATGA
- a CDS encoding proton-conducting transporter membrane subunit, whose amino-acid sequence MSAAISDMAILLLIAAPALSGLACLLLGRLAWIGKVVILTAAVLISSISYLMYEVVTGGAIAVDHESLPSVSTLMTFLDLALLVSFAYIAWRGRSLLAGMFVAVQAIVLFVVEMGLEHQGGAALVVDQLSVLIAFITSVIGSIICLYAVRYMEHYQEHGRFFAVMLLFLGAMNGAVFANDLLWLFLFWEATTLCSFLLIGHTGTKEAKASALTAAVYTLGGGSALILGIALCWHYYGTTLLDRIPEGGAIGGLALLPLALLAVAAFTKSAQLPFQKWLLGAMVAPTPVSALLHSATMVNLGVYLLLRLAPNLSGTGYLIGLVGLAGATTFLVTAVLAITQSNAKRVLAYSTIGNLGLIVACVGLDTSMALVAGLLLVLFHATSKALLFMSVGVVKEEVGSENIDAMEGLRDSMPGVAVSIFLGIFMMILPPFGMFASKWMLGEAVASSPLVAVLLVAGFGATVVYYAKWLGHLFTGGPGRKAVERGPTDLWYLGALGSTAVIGAVATALIGPILDALVNPYVSTVFDAQVSAGTLGLESPVGLLPLSLLLLLAIGAALLMLLPRKAGKGAEVYTCGEGSEVRTGTYYFWPESRVVALTHRANLAAVVLLLALIMMPVLGEVI is encoded by the coding sequence ATGAGTGCGGCCATCTCGGACATGGCCATCCTCCTGCTCATAGCCGCCCCAGCCCTCAGTGGTCTGGCCTGCCTGCTCCTCGGGAGGTTAGCTTGGATCGGAAAGGTGGTCATCCTCACCGCTGCCGTCCTAATCAGCTCGATTTCATACCTGATGTATGAGGTGGTGACCGGCGGCGCCATCGCCGTCGACCACGAGAGCTTGCCCTCGGTGAGCACGCTCATGACGTTCCTCGACCTGGCGCTCCTCGTCTCGTTCGCCTACATCGCATGGAGGGGGCGCAGCCTTCTGGCTGGCATGTTCGTAGCCGTCCAGGCTATCGTGCTATTCGTGGTGGAGATGGGGCTCGAGCACCAGGGCGGAGCGGCCCTCGTGGTCGACCAGCTCAGTGTGCTGATAGCCTTCATCACCTCGGTGATCGGTTCGATCATCTGCCTGTACGCAGTGAGGTACATGGAGCACTACCAGGAACACGGCCGGTTCTTTGCCGTGATGCTGCTGTTCCTCGGCGCCATGAACGGTGCGGTCTTCGCCAACGACCTGCTGTGGCTGTTCCTGTTCTGGGAAGCGACCACGCTGTGCTCGTTCCTGCTCATCGGCCACACCGGGACGAAGGAGGCGAAGGCTTCCGCGCTGACCGCGGCGGTGTATACTCTCGGAGGCGGGTCCGCTCTCATCCTAGGCATCGCTCTCTGCTGGCACTACTACGGCACCACGCTCCTCGACCGGATCCCCGAGGGAGGGGCGATCGGCGGTCTAGCCCTCCTGCCCCTCGCCCTCCTGGCCGTGGCGGCATTCACCAAGTCCGCCCAGTTGCCGTTCCAGAAGTGGCTTCTAGGCGCCATGGTCGCGCCGACCCCGGTGTCCGCGCTGCTGCACTCTGCCACCATGGTCAACCTGGGCGTCTATCTCCTCCTGCGGCTGGCTCCCAATCTGAGCGGCACCGGTTATCTGATAGGCCTTGTCGGCCTCGCCGGGGCCACCACGTTCCTCGTCACCGCGGTCCTGGCCATCACACAGAGCAATGCCAAGCGGGTGCTGGCCTATTCCACCATAGGTAATCTCGGACTCATCGTGGCCTGCGTTGGCCTCGATACCTCGATGGCCCTGGTGGCCGGCCTGCTGCTGGTGCTCTTCCACGCCACATCCAAGGCCTTGCTGTTCATGTCCGTGGGCGTCGTCAAAGAGGAGGTGGGCTCGGAGAACATCGACGCCATGGAGGGATTGAGGGACTCGATGCCCGGTGTGGCGGTCAGCATCTTCCTCGGGATCTTCATGATGATCCTCCCGCCCTTCGGCATGTTTGCCTCGAAGTGGATGCTGGGCGAGGCGGTGGCCTCCTCGCCGCTGGTTGCCGTCCTGCTCGTGGCGGGGTTCGGGGCCACGGTGGTCTACTACGCCAAGTGGCTCGGGCACCTGTTCACCGGCGGTCCTGGGCGGAAGGCAGTGGAAAGGGGTCCGACGGACCTATGGTACCTTGGGGCACTAGGATCGACCGCCGTCATCGGAGCGGTGGCCACCGCGCTCATTGGACCGATACTCGATGCTCTGGTGAACCCCTATGTCTCTACCGTCTTTGACGCCCAGGTGAGCGCGGGAACGCTGGGTCTTGAGAGCCCGGTGGGCCTCCTGCCCCTTTCCCTACTCCTGCTGTTGGCCATCGGTGCCGCGCTCCTCATGCTCCTGCCTCGCAAGGCCGGGAAGGGCGCCGAGGTCTACACCTGCGGCGAGGGCAGCGAGGTCCGCACCGGCACCTACTACTTCTGGCCTGAGAGCAGGGTCGTCGCGCTGACCCATAGGGCAAACCTCGCAGCCGTGGTGCTGCTCCTTGCCCTGATCATGATGCCCGTCCTCGGGGAGGTGATCTGA
- a CDS encoding AsnC family transcriptional regulator, which produces MDELDLRAYQMLTVNARITYREMSETLGVNVPTAHGRIKGLIDNGIFTRFYATISPSYLNAVTAQISGVSRFKPLGPHLQDLVKKDFVEKAFIFGSNLIIVKVIVPRYEFLGNAVEHVHDALDLQDFQVMLPASVSVGGVPIHNKFVGSKELAPMDYRIINALHDDSRRPLVDVAEELDVSVKTVKGRLDRLIESRAIDFGIHWSPEKSSGIAFVVMIDLKPETNKEAFARVLNERFGPHIILTMQYHNKPNFMTAKCWFPTMDRHSEFVSEVEGMGVVKSVNSRVIQSTHLYETWRDRVLRERADAKKAPTSP; this is translated from the coding sequence ATGGACGAGCTGGACCTCCGAGCCTACCAGATGCTGACCGTCAATGCACGCATCACCTATAGGGAGATGAGCGAAACGCTCGGGGTCAACGTTCCCACGGCCCATGGAAGGATCAAAGGCCTCATCGATAACGGCATCTTCACCAGGTTCTACGCGACCATCTCCCCCAGCTACCTGAATGCAGTCACCGCCCAGATCTCAGGAGTCAGTCGGTTCAAGCCCCTGGGGCCGCATTTGCAAGACCTAGTAAAGAAAGACTTCGTCGAGAAGGCCTTCATCTTCGGTTCGAACCTCATCATCGTGAAGGTCATCGTTCCTCGCTATGAGTTCCTCGGGAATGCGGTGGAGCACGTCCATGACGCTTTGGACCTTCAGGACTTCCAGGTGATGCTTCCGGCCTCGGTCAGCGTGGGGGGCGTGCCCATTCACAACAAGTTCGTGGGGAGCAAAGAACTAGCGCCCATGGACTACCGGATCATCAATGCCCTGCACGACGACTCGAGGCGGCCGCTGGTTGACGTAGCCGAGGAGCTCGACGTCTCGGTGAAGACGGTGAAGGGCCGCCTGGACCGTCTGATCGAATCGAGGGCGATAGACTTCGGAATCCACTGGTCGCCGGAAAAGTCGTCGGGCATAGCCTTCGTTGTGATGATCGACCTCAAACCGGAAACGAACAAGGAGGCGTTCGCCCGAGTACTGAACGAGCGGTTCGGACCTCACATAATCCTTACGATGCAATACCACAACAAGCCGAACTTCATGACCGCCAAGTGCTGGTTTCCAACAATGGATCGGCACTCCGAGTTCGTGAGCGAGGTCGAGGGGATGGGGGTCGTGAAATCGGTCAACTCCCGGGTGATCCAGAGCACACACCTATACGAGACCTGGCGGGACAGGGTTCTCAGAGAGCGGGCGGATGCCAAGAAGGCACCCACATCTCCCTAG
- a CDS encoding lamin tail domain-containing protein, with protein MAAIAPIAILLIGAALAGNGHIKSTVNGSGDKASGNDGGNTNVVNTTTTTNAAGTSDARPKNDGTGIKNLHDQTVSEVVVRIIEVESNPAGTDAGNEWVVIKNEGNDSVDLTRWTIRSSSGETNIYVLSGTIEPDQSLKIVFTKQFLNNGDEVAKLIDPDGTVIDATPAIDDMSNDSWTWVRPGA; from the coding sequence GTGGCGGCGATCGCTCCTATTGCAATCTTGTTGATCGGGGCAGCCCTTGCCGGAAATGGACACATAAAATCGACAGTAAACGGAAGCGGCGATAAGGCCTCAGGCAATGATGGTGGCAACACCAATGTCGTCAATACTACCACCACGACCAATGCCGCTGGCACATCTGATGCTCGGCCCAAAAATGATGGCACTGGCATCAAAAACTTACATGACCAGACCGTCAGCGAAGTGGTCGTTCGCATCATCGAGGTCGAGAGCAACCCTGCAGGCACTGACGCCGGCAATGAATGGGTCGTCATAAAGAACGAAGGTAACGATTCAGTAGATCTCACACGGTGGACAATCAGATCGTCGAGCGGTGAGACGAACATCTACGTGCTAAGCGGAACAATAGAACCAGACCAATCGCTCAAGATCGTCTTCACAAAGCAGTTCCTTAACAATGGGGACGAGGTGGCCAAGCTCATCGATCCTGATGGAACCGTGATCGATGCGACGCCCGCAATAGATGACATGAGCAACGACTCTTGGACATGGGTGAGGCCAGGAGCCTAG
- a CDS encoding ion transporter codes for MALITALIVISILSVVLESVQSIYSQYREYFVASEIIIVIIFTIEYALRLWSCTEDGRYQRPIVGRLRYASTIFAIIDLAAILPFYLPFFVAFDARFLRVLRLIRFIRVAKLARYSESAGLMTRVIRREKESLLFTFFLIIVLMVFASCLMFQAENEVQPEKFGSIPDTMWWAIATITTVGYGDVVPITPIGKVLGAFIAILGVGMVAMPAGIIVSGYIEEMKAEDEEKEESTMFSSEKRIELLERLARLKENGVLTNDEFILQKAELLESISKKDATGDQDALPLTYHPASKIPELPKKAGE; via the coding sequence ATGGCATTGATCACAGCCTTGATCGTCATCAGCATCCTCAGCGTTGTCCTCGAATCAGTCCAGTCCATATACAGCCAGTATCGGGAATATTTCGTTGCCAGCGAGATCATCATCGTGATCATCTTCACCATCGAGTATGCGTTGAGATTGTGGTCCTGTACTGAAGACGGTAGATATCAGCGACCGATCGTGGGGCGGTTGAGATACGCTTCAACGATCTTCGCCATAATAGATCTGGCAGCCATCCTGCCATTCTACCTCCCATTCTTTGTCGCCTTCGATGCCCGCTTCCTCCGTGTCCTGAGGCTGATAAGATTCATTCGAGTGGCCAAACTGGCGAGGTACTCGGAGTCGGCAGGGTTGATGACCAGGGTCATCCGCAGGGAGAAGGAGAGCCTCCTCTTCACCTTCTTCCTCATCATTGTGCTCATGGTCTTCGCCTCCTGCCTTATGTTTCAGGCGGAGAATGAGGTTCAGCCAGAAAAGTTCGGCAGTATCCCGGACACCATGTGGTGGGCCATCGCTACCATAACCACGGTCGGGTATGGCGATGTGGTCCCGATAACGCCTATCGGAAAAGTCCTGGGAGCGTTCATAGCCATCCTGGGGGTTGGAATGGTAGCCATGCCCGCTGGCATCATCGTATCGGGATATATTGAAGAAATGAAGGCCGAAGATGAGGAGAAGGAAGAGAGCACGATGTTCAGCTCCGAGAAGAGGATCGAACTCCTGGAAAGGCTCGCCAGATTGAAAGAGAATGGTGTTCTCACCAACGACGAATTTATCCTGCAAAAAGCAGAACTGCTCGAGTCCATTTCGAAAAAAGATGCTACGGGTGACCAGGACGCTCTGCCGCTAACTTATCATCCGGCATCCAAGATCCCAGAGCTTCCTAAGAAGGCGGGCGAATAA